In the genome of Helicobacter sp. 11S03491-1, one region contains:
- a CDS encoding DUF3240 family protein, translated as MVLLEIYADIRLKDSIVDTLLEDGFDDFYYFECHKYAATSLLLSEKEQVSGRKDYGVFRIFLTEEIAGALIEKIYKLFGRNEVRIMFLSSVNEV; from the coding sequence ATGGTTTTGCTTGAAATTTATGCAGATATAAGGCTCAAAGATAGTATCGTAGATACATTGCTTGAAGATGGATTTGATGATTTTTATTATTTTGAGTGCCATAAATATGCTGCAACTTCTTTACTTCTGAGTGAAAAAGAACAAGTAAGTGGCAGGAAAGATTATGGAGTTTTTAGAATTTTCCTTACAGAAGAAATAGCTGGGGCTCTTATAGAAAAGATTTATAAACTTTTTGGAAGAAATGAGGTGCGAATCATGTTTTTATCTTCCGTCAATGAAGTTTAA
- a CDS encoding MFS transporter, producing the protein MQVRHTNFRYKIFFLVLVLALINYIDRGALSYSGEFIINEYGLDKPSWGNVLGFFGYGYMFGALFGGMLADKFGPKKVWLVAGIAWSVFEILTAYAGNIGLMFMGGSVLAGFGVMRILFGLAEGPAYSVINKTISNWAAPKERGFVVSMGLLSTPLGALLTAPVAVFLLSWTQSWRITFIVLGVAGIVALFFLMRSMTDYPHQNSKVSEQELEIIGDIATTYYEEDRHLKWWHFFKSPTLIFNTVGYFAFNYVNFLLLTWTPKYLQDTFGYNLSSLWYMGMIPWIGACVTILLGGKISDFLFKKTGSLRIARGYFSAILLFLTTLSFLSVNFATSAAMVIAIITVGNALNSFANTVYWTVVIDTAPASKVGTFSGIMHFLGNIASVLAPTLTGYLVWASGYNAMFMAAGVVTCIGMFCMLAVKPGKL; encoded by the coding sequence ATGCAAGTAAGACATACAAATTTTCGATATAAGATTTTCTTTTTGGTGCTGGTGCTTGCCCTTATTAATTATATTGATAGGGGGGCTTTGTCTTATTCAGGGGAATTTATTATCAATGAATATGGTTTAGATAAGCCTTCTTGGGGAAATGTGTTGGGCTTTTTTGGTTATGGGTATATGTTTGGAGCGCTTTTTGGAGGGATGCTTGCAGATAAATTCGGACCTAAAAAAGTTTGGCTTGTAGCCGGGATTGCTTGGTCAGTGTTTGAGATACTCACTGCATATGCCGGAAATATTGGACTTATGTTTATGGGGGGTTCTGTTTTGGCAGGGTTTGGGGTTATGAGAATTTTATTTGGTTTGGCTGAGGGTCCGGCGTATTCTGTAATCAACAAAACTATCAGTAATTGGGCAGCCCCCAAAGAGAGAGGATTTGTTGTGTCTATGGGTTTGTTGAGTACTCCTTTGGGTGCTTTGCTTACTGCTCCTGTGGCAGTATTTTTACTCTCTTGGACGCAGAGTTGGAGGATTACTTTTATTGTACTTGGAGTTGCAGGGATTGTGGCTTTATTTTTTTTAATGCGATCAATGACAGATTATCCTCATCAAAACTCAAAAGTTTCAGAACAAGAACTTGAAATTATTGGTGATATTGCCACAACATATTATGAAGAGGACAGACATTTAAAATGGTGGCATTTTTTTAAGAGCCCGACATTGATTTTTAACACAGTGGGGTATTTTGCTTTTAATTATGTAAATTTTTTGCTTTTGACTTGGACGCCTAAATATTTACAAGATACCTTTGGATACAATTTATCTTCCTTGTGGTATATGGGTATGATTCCTTGGATTGGAGCTTGTGTGACGATCCTTTTGGGTGGAAAAATATCAGATTTTTTGTTTAAAAAAACAGGAAGTTTGCGTATTGCACGAGGGTATTTTAGTGCGATTTTATTATTCCTGACTACACTTAGTTTTTTATCTGTAAATTTTGCAACTTCAGCAGCGATGGTTATTGCGATTATTACAGTAGGTAATGCGCTGAACTCATTTGCCAATACGGTTTATTGGACGGTAGTAATTGATACTGCCCCTGCTTCAAAAGTAGGAACATTTAGTGGAATTATGCACTTTTTAGGCAATATTGCTTCTGTTTTAGCCCCTACGCTTACGGGCTATTTGGTTTGGGCTTCAGGTTATAATGCAATGTTTATGGCTGCAGGTGTAGTTACCTGTATAGGAATGTTTTGTATGTTAGCTGTAAAACCCGGAAAATTATAG
- a CDS encoding ThiF family adenylyltransferase, whose protein sequence is MDDRFTRTKFLFGEDFKHFRDKKLIIFGVGGVGGFALDCLYRTGIGEISIVDRDDFDITNQNRQIGAHRVGEGKVKVLSEMYSGVIPIKKTLDLEFLENFNPAMYDYIIDAIDDIPAKVALAKKCSYLPYGKYISSTGSAKKLNPLEIRVDSIWKSYGDKFARKFRDLLKKEDFCGDFKVIFSPENPKCKLLGSFSAVTGSFGLQIGSEVIRDILERR, encoded by the coding sequence ATGGATGATAGATTCACACGGACAAAATTTTTGTTTGGAGAGGATTTTAAACATTTTAGAGATAAAAAATTGATTATATTTGGCGTTGGAGGGGTAGGGGGATTTGCTCTTGATTGTTTATACCGCACAGGGATAGGAGAGATTAGTATTGTAGATAGAGATGATTTTGATATTACCAATCAAAACAGACAAATTGGAGCACATAGAGTAGGAGAGGGTAAAGTAAAAGTTTTATCTGAAATGTATTCAGGGGTAATACCTATCAAGAAAACTCTGGATTTAGAATTTTTAGAGAATTTTAATCCTGCCATGTATGATTATATTATTGATGCCATTGATGATATCCCTGCTAAAGTAGCCTTAGCTAAAAAATGCTCTTACCTGCCTTATGGGAAATATATCAGCTCTACAGGGAGTGCTAAGAAACTTAATCCTCTAGAGATTCGCGTAGATTCTATTTGGAAAAGTTATGGGGATAAATTTGCAAGAAAATTTAGAGATTTACTTAAAAAAGAAGATTTTTGTGGTGATTTTAAGGTAATATTTAGTCCTGAAAATCCAAAATGTAAATTATTAGGTAGCTTTAGTGCAGTAACGGGAAGTTTTGGTTTGCAAATTGGAAGCGAAGTTATTCGGGATATTTTAGAGAGGAGATAG
- a CDS encoding asparaginase, protein MSLSKPKISIGSLGGTISMTKKSQGQGVAPSLNAEDFIAAIPGIEKLACLHAQGLFQLPSGHLKFEMIMDALNWAFKQVDEGASGVILTQGTDTLEESAFLCDLLWDRAEPLILMGAMRTPESIGAEGVRNLYNSIICAISPNSKNRGVMVVMNDTIHAARWVRKSHSLLVNTFESDGKTYGLIAEGRVEYFYPPLYRKTFDLPKRLDKKVFLYEEVLSGGVEIIDWVEKTQDGLVIAGFGAGHVSAEMAYKIGELNKKIPVVVCTRTTDGPSVYQTYGYIGAEIDLMARGICMGGYLSERKARILLWVILNNHLDMQAFKDYLQTLVC, encoded by the coding sequence ATGTCATTATCAAAACCAAAAATATCTATCGGATCTTTGGGCGGGACAATTTCAATGACAAAAAAATCACAAGGACAAGGAGTTGCTCCAAGTTTGAATGCAGAGGATTTTATTGCAGCCATTCCGGGGATTGAAAAACTTGCTTGCCTTCATGCTCAAGGTCTTTTTCAGCTCCCTAGCGGGCATTTGAAATTTGAAATGATTATGGATGCTCTGAATTGGGCATTTAAACAAGTAGATGAGGGGGCAAGTGGCGTTATCCTTACACAAGGGACAGATACATTAGAAGAAAGCGCTTTTTTGTGTGATTTGTTATGGGATAGGGCAGAACCTTTGATATTAATGGGTGCAATGCGAACTCCTGAATCAATTGGGGCAGAAGGAGTTAGGAATCTTTATAATTCTATTATTTGTGCAATAAGTCCAAATAGCAAAAATAGAGGGGTGATGGTTGTGATGAATGATACAATCCACGCTGCCAGATGGGTGCGAAAATCCCATAGCTTGCTTGTAAATACCTTTGAATCAGATGGCAAAACTTATGGTTTGATTGCTGAGGGGAGAGTAGAATACTTCTATCCCCCATTGTATCGAAAAACTTTTGATCTACCTAAAAGGCTTGATAAAAAAGTGTTTTTATATGAAGAAGTTCTTAGTGGTGGGGTAGAGATAATAGATTGGGTAGAAAAAACCCAAGATGGGTTAGTCATTGCAGGTTTTGGGGCAGGGCATGTTAGCGCAGAAATGGCTTATAAGATTGGCGAACTTAACAAAAAGATTCCTGTTGTTGTTTGCACAAGAACAACAGATGGTCCCAGTGTATATCAGACTTATGGTTATATAGGTGCAGAGATTGATTTGATGGCACGAGGGATTTGTATGGGAGGGTATTTGAGTGAAAGAAAAGCAAGAATTCTTTTGTGGGTGATTTTAAATAACCATTTAGATATGCAAGCATTTAAAGATTATTTGCAAACACTTGTTTGTTAA
- a CDS encoding ABC transporter substrate-binding protein yields the protein MKKIILLILSVWGLLHAGNSIEIKDYFGIQTLPQPINRVIYLGSYAEVPAMLGIWDKVVGMAEYGFKSDIVQATAKNLSKIKKLSDDHYAALNIEELKKLSPDLVITYVGNPQAVKFAKKFGINFLSFKNTNIQSVISDITTQAKVLGKETQTLPKIAKMEEILALIQDKLKHIPNQKKAIEIFHQQNQVSGKNSLDSDILEKGGVKNIALEYVENGRAQISLENIISQNPDIIFIWWLSPYNPQDILSNPQFQTINAVKNKQVYKLPPIDIGGPRTPLISLFVALKAYPQAFKDIHINALLQEYYQDIFNLTPSQTKKFLWD from the coding sequence ATGAAAAAAATAATTTTATTAATATTATCTGTATGGGGGTTGCTTCATGCAGGAAATTCTATTGAAATAAAGGACTATTTTGGTATCCAAACTCTACCCCAACCAATTAATCGCGTCATTTATTTAGGGAGCTATGCAGAAGTTCCTGCTATGCTAGGCATTTGGGATAAAGTTGTAGGGATGGCAGAATATGGATTTAAAAGCGATATTGTCCAAGCAACAGCCAAAAACTTAAGCAAAATTAAAAAACTAAGCGACGATCATTATGCCGCACTCAATATTGAAGAGCTTAAAAAACTCTCCCCGGATCTTGTTATTACTTATGTAGGAAATCCTCAAGCTGTAAAATTTGCTAAAAAATTTGGTATCAATTTTTTATCTTTCAAAAATACAAATATTCAAAGTGTCATCTCTGATATTACCACACAAGCAAAAGTACTGGGCAAAGAAACTCAAACTCTACCCAAAATAGCCAAAATGGAAGAAATTCTAGCGCTTATACAAGACAAACTCAAGCATATCCCCAATCAAAAGAAAGCTATCGAAATTTTTCACCAACAAAATCAAGTGAGTGGTAAAAACAGCCTTGATTCAGATATCTTGGAGAAAGGAGGGGTTAAAAATATCGCTTTAGAATATGTTGAAAATGGTCGGGCGCAAATCAGCCTTGAAAACATTATTTCTCAAAACCCGGATATTATTTTTATTTGGTGGCTAAGCCCTTATAACCCTCAAGACATCCTTTCAAATCCACAATTCCAAACTATCAATGCAGTCAAGAATAAACAAGTTTATAAACTCCCTCCTATTGATATTGGAGGACCGCGCACACCTCTTATATCTCTTTTTGTTGCCCTAAAAGCTTATCCGCAAGCTTTTAAAGATATTCATATCAATGCTTTATTGCAAGAATATTACCAAGACATCTTCAATCTAACCCCATCACAAACAAAAAAATTCTTATGGGATTAA
- a CDS encoding tartrate dehydrogenase, with product MKKDIFKIAVICGDGIGNEVMPEGLKVLECVGKKFGFDLKFDHFDFANCDYYLKHQKMMPDDWFEILKGYDAIYFGAVGMPDKVPDHISLWGSLLKFRRDFDQYINLRPVRLIEGVPCPLAGKSSKDIDFVVVRENTEGEYSAVGGKMFEGTENEFVIQESIFTRRGVDRVLAYAFTLAQNSAKKTLSSATKSNGIAISMPYWDQRLEEMAKRFPDVKYDKQHIDILCARFVLQPERFNVVVASNLFGDILSDLGPACAGTIGLAASANINPERKFPSLFEPVHGSAPDIFGKNIANPIGMIWSGALMLEFLDNAEGIYKKGAQAILQAIQKVIKEGVKTPDMGGKATTSEVGDSICEVIKNI from the coding sequence ATGAAAAAAGATATATTTAAGATTGCTGTAATTTGTGGTGATGGGATTGGCAATGAAGTGATGCCTGAGGGATTGAAGGTTTTAGAATGTGTAGGAAAAAAATTTGGTTTTGATCTCAAATTTGATCACTTTGATTTTGCAAATTGCGATTATTATCTAAAGCATCAAAAAATGATGCCTGATGATTGGTTTGAGATACTTAAAGGCTATGATGCAATTTATTTTGGTGCTGTGGGGATGCCGGATAAAGTCCCTGATCATATTTCTTTGTGGGGTTCTTTGTTGAAATTTAGAAGAGATTTTGATCAATATATTAATTTGCGTCCCGTGAGACTTATAGAAGGGGTACCTTGTCCATTAGCAGGCAAGAGTAGCAAAGATATTGATTTTGTTGTAGTGCGAGAAAATACAGAAGGAGAATATTCAGCTGTTGGGGGGAAGATGTTTGAGGGAACAGAGAATGAATTTGTAATTCAAGAATCAATTTTTACAAGACGCGGGGTGGATAGAGTGCTTGCTTATGCCTTTACTCTTGCACAAAATTCAGCCAAAAAAACTCTTAGTTCGGCTACAAAATCAAATGGTATTGCTATTAGCATGCCTTATTGGGATCAAAGGCTTGAAGAAATGGCAAAACGCTTCCCTGATGTCAAATATGACAAACAACACATTGATATTTTATGCGCAAGGTTTGTTTTGCAACCTGAAAGATTTAATGTTGTAGTAGCTTCGAATTTATTTGGAGATATTCTTTCAGATTTGGGTCCTGCATGCGCAGGTACTATCGGACTTGCTGCTTCGGCAAATATCAATCCTGAAAGAAAATTTCCTTCACTTTTTGAGCCTGTGCATGGTTCTGCCCCGGATATTTTTGGTAAAAATATCGCCAATCCTATTGGTATGATTTGGTCAGGGGCGCTGATGTTAGAATTTTTAGATAATGCAGAAGGTATCTATAAAAAAGGGGCGCAAGCTATTTTACAAGCTATCCAAAAAGTTATCAAAGAAGGTGTTAAAACTCCGGATATGGGAGGAAAAGCAACAACTTCCGAAGTGGGGGATAGTATTTGTGAAGTTATTAAAAATATCTAG
- a CDS encoding carbon-nitrogen hydrolase, translated as MDKLKVAALQHSFKGDRLATMMHTKSMIQQACAQEVNLVVLEELHCSEYFCQSEDVSKFDYGSHYEEDIQFFSEIAKTHQIVLVTSLFEKRTNGLYHNTAIVFEKDGSIAGKYRKMHIPDDPGFYEKFYFTPGDLGFEPIVTSVGKLGVLICWDQWYPEAARIMALKGADILIYPTAIGWFDKDKADEKQRQRDAWIGVQRGHSIANTLPLVAVNRTGFERDVSGVLEGIEFWGSSFIFGHQGELLGLADIQNDEILVAEIDLNRCEEVRRMWPFFRDRRIDAYTEILKRFCD; from the coding sequence ATGGATAAACTTAAAGTTGCTGCTTTGCAGCATAGTTTTAAGGGAGATAGGCTTGCTACCATGATGCATACAAAATCAATGATACAACAAGCTTGTGCTCAAGAGGTAAATCTTGTCGTGTTAGAAGAGCTCCATTGCAGTGAGTATTTTTGTCAGAGTGAAGATGTATCCAAATTTGATTATGGGAGTCATTATGAGGAGGATATTCAATTTTTTAGTGAGATTGCAAAAACTCATCAAATAGTTTTAGTTACCTCATTATTTGAAAAACGCACAAATGGGTTATACCACAATACAGCCATTGTGTTTGAAAAAGATGGGAGTATTGCAGGAAAATATCGAAAAATGCATATCCCTGATGATCCGGGATTTTATGAAAAATTTTATTTTACTCCCGGCGATTTGGGTTTTGAACCTATTGTTACGAGTGTAGGGAAGTTGGGTGTATTGATATGTTGGGATCAATGGTATCCTGAAGCCGCAAGGATTATGGCTTTAAAGGGTGCTGATATCTTGATTTACCCTACAGCTATTGGGTGGTTTGACAAAGATAAAGCTGATGAAAAACAACGCCAAAGAGATGCTTGGATAGGTGTGCAAAGAGGTCATAGCATTGCAAATACACTTCCTTTGGTCGCTGTAAATCGAACCGGATTTGAAAGAGATGTTTCAGGTGTGCTTGAGGGGATTGAATTTTGGGGATCCAGTTTTATTTTTGGTCACCAAGGAGAATTGTTGGGTTTGGCAGATATACAAAATGATGAGATTTTGGTAGCAGAGATTGATTTAAACAGATGTGAAGAAGTCCGTCGTATGTGGCCATTTTTTAGAGATAGAAGAATCGATGCTTATACAGAGATTTTAAAAAGATTTTGTGATTAA